In the genome of Streptomyces collinus, one region contains:
- a CDS encoding non-ribosomal peptide synthetase has protein sequence MSETPDAAAVEDGVHTFTYREIDAIADAVADRLRDKVTTGDIVAVCLDRSAALVAVAVALARLGAVYLPLGPGPGEDRLAGLLADVRIRAVVGAPEILPGTGTAHELPVPSAGANAVPRVLAELLTPAPGSAPAPPGTLYAVLTSGSTGKPKAVAVGADSLGNLVRWYHDLTGLGPGDRISLLMAAPFDPHLGDLWGGLAYGATLSVAPDSARYSTGALVEWFRDARVDVSVLATPMAEPLLGGEWPDGLRLRDLLIGGDRLRTWPRAEVTTRVHNVYGPAEATINVTSALLGDADRTCPPIGGPIPGVTLCVVDEDDRIVPRGTAGELLIGGVCLALGYVDEEMTARRFVAAPAGAGVERVYRTGDKVRMGEDGLLDFLGRLDDQVKISGVRIEPAEVEAALERDPRVRRAVVAVRRHPGGGAGLLAFVEAAPGTAPDPGSLLQGTRSALPAQAVPQSVHLVEEFPLNENGKVDRAALLTSVAAPGTERSEELRGETEELLAGLWQEILGSADVHACSNFFALGGNSMHAVALAGAIKRTFELELSMKSVMELRVLRDMAAAIDAERVALAASGASHSLAVTDW, from the coding sequence GTGAGTGAGACCCCGGATGCGGCCGCCGTCGAGGACGGTGTACACACCTTCACCTATCGGGAGATCGACGCCATCGCGGACGCGGTGGCCGACCGGCTGCGCGACAAGGTCACCACCGGGGACATCGTCGCCGTCTGCCTGGACCGCTCCGCGGCGCTGGTCGCCGTCGCCGTGGCCCTGGCCAGGCTCGGAGCCGTCTACCTGCCGCTCGGGCCCGGCCCGGGGGAGGACCGGCTGGCCGGCCTGCTGGCGGACGTGCGGATCCGCGCCGTCGTCGGTGCGCCCGAGATCCTTCCCGGCACGGGCACGGCCCACGAACTTCCCGTGCCGTCCGCCGGCGCGAACGCCGTACCGCGCGTCCTGGCCGAACTCCTCACCCCGGCCCCCGGATCGGCTCCGGCGCCGCCGGGAACCCTGTACGCCGTCCTCACCTCCGGTTCCACGGGCAAGCCGAAGGCCGTGGCCGTCGGCGCCGACTCGCTGGGGAACCTGGTGCGCTGGTACCACGACCTCACCGGCCTCGGCCCGGGCGACCGCATCAGCCTGCTCATGGCTGCCCCCTTCGACCCGCACCTCGGCGACCTGTGGGGCGGGCTGGCCTACGGCGCCACGCTCTCCGTCGCCCCCGACTCCGCCCGCTACTCGACCGGGGCGCTCGTGGAGTGGTTCCGTGACGCCCGCGTCGACGTGAGCGTGCTGGCCACCCCGATGGCCGAGCCGCTGCTCGGCGGAGAATGGCCCGACGGCCTGCGGCTGCGCGACCTCCTGATCGGCGGCGACCGGCTGCGCACCTGGCCGCGTGCCGAGGTCACCACGCGGGTGCACAACGTCTACGGGCCCGCAGAGGCCACGATCAACGTCACGTCCGCGCTGCTCGGCGACGCGGACCGTACGTGTCCGCCCATCGGCGGGCCCATCCCGGGCGTGACCCTGTGCGTCGTCGACGAGGACGACCGGATCGTCCCCCGCGGCACGGCCGGTGAGCTGCTGATCGGCGGTGTCTGCCTGGCCCTCGGTTACGTCGACGAGGAGATGACGGCGCGACGGTTCGTCGCGGCGCCCGCGGGCGCGGGCGTCGAGCGCGTCTACCGCACCGGCGACAAGGTCCGTATGGGCGAGGACGGCCTGCTCGACTTCCTCGGCCGGCTCGACGACCAGGTCAAGATCAGTGGCGTGCGTATAGAACCCGCCGAGGTGGAGGCCGCGCTGGAGCGCGACCCGCGGGTGCGCAGGGCGGTCGTCGCCGTGCGCAGGCACCCCGGCGGCGGCGCCGGACTCCTCGCCTTCGTCGAGGCCGCGCCCGGCACAGCCCCGGATCCCGGCAGCCTCCTCCAGGGCACCCGCTCGGCCCTGCCCGCCCAGGCCGTGCCCCAATCGGTCCACCTCGTCGAGGAGTTCCCCCTCAACGAGAACGGAAAGGTCGACCGGGCCGCCCTGCTGACCTCCGTGGCGGCCCCCGGGACCGAACGGAGCGAGGAACTGCGCGGGGAGACGGAGGAACTCCTGGCCGGCCTGTGGCAGGAGATCCTCGGCTCGGCGGACGTGCACGCCTGCTCCAACTTCTTCGCGCTCGGTGGCAACAGCATGCACGCGGTCGCGCTCGCCGGGGCCATCAAGAGGACCTTCGAGCTCGAACTGTCCATGAAGAGCGTCATGGAGCTGCGCGTCCTGCGCGACATGGCAGCCGCGATCGACGCGGAGCGAGTGGCGCTCGCGGCGTCCGGGGCGAGTCACTCGCTCGCCGTCACGGACTGGTAG
- a CDS encoding amidinotransferase, with product MHTHHAEPATTPVVSSFTEWDPLEEVVVGRLAGGVFPSWQDSMLATMPDEGIRAFKESGGRPFPAEHLAAADAELDTLAATLQGRGIKVVRPDDVDYGRAFSSPQWQSPGGMSGGMPRDLLIVVGDTIVEAPMSWRCRTHEVDAFRGLIKSYFQRGGGWLAAPRPQLSDELFDGDFNPETEQGYAISEFEPVFDAADFMRFGHDIIVQRSHVTNEFGINWMRRALGPEFRIHEIPVDDPHAMHIDASIVPLAPGKLLVHPERYVPHPLFKDWEILEAPKPVLPATWPMYFCSAWLSMNVLSLDERTVVVERQEEPMIEALTAWGFECVPVDFRHVYSFGGSFHCATLDVRRQGSGGRYLG from the coding sequence GTGCACACTCACCACGCCGAGCCCGCCACCACTCCGGTCGTCAGCTCGTTCACCGAATGGGATCCGCTGGAGGAGGTCGTCGTCGGCCGGCTGGCCGGCGGGGTTTTCCCGTCCTGGCAGGATTCCATGCTCGCCACCATGCCCGACGAGGGCATCCGGGCCTTCAAGGAATCGGGCGGCCGCCCCTTCCCCGCCGAGCACCTGGCCGCGGCCGACGCCGAGCTGGACACCCTCGCCGCGACGCTTCAGGGCCGCGGCATCAAGGTGGTCCGCCCCGACGACGTCGACTACGGACGCGCCTTCTCCAGCCCGCAGTGGCAGAGCCCGGGCGGCATGTCCGGCGGCATGCCGCGTGACCTGCTGATCGTCGTCGGCGACACCATAGTCGAGGCGCCCATGTCCTGGCGCTGCCGTACTCACGAGGTGGATGCCTTCCGCGGCCTGATCAAGTCGTACTTCCAGCGCGGCGGTGGCTGGCTCGCCGCCCCGCGGCCCCAGCTGAGCGACGAGCTGTTCGACGGGGACTTCAACCCCGAGACCGAGCAGGGCTACGCGATCTCGGAATTCGAGCCGGTCTTCGACGCCGCCGATTTCATGCGGTTCGGGCACGACATCATCGTGCAGCGCAGTCATGTGACCAATGAATTCGGAATCAACTGGATGAGGCGGGCCCTCGGTCCCGAATTCCGAATTCACGAGATTCCGGTCGACGACCCGCACGCCATGCACATCGACGCCTCGATCGTGCCGCTCGCACCAGGCAAACTCCTGGTCCACCCCGAGCGCTACGTCCCCCATCCCCTTTTCAAGGACTGGGAAATCCTGGAGGCTCCCAAGCCGGTGCTGCCGGCGACCTGGCCGATGTACTTCTGCAGCGCGTGGCTCAGCATGAACGTGCTGTCCCTCGATGAGCGCACCGTGGTCGTCGAGCGGCAGGAGGAGCCCATGATCGAGGCGCTCACCGCCTGGGGCTTCGAGTGCGTGCCCGTCGACTTCCGGCACGTCTACTCCTTCGGCGGATCGTTCCACTGCGCCACCTTGGACGTCCGTCGTCAGGGCTCCGGGGGGCGCTACCTCGGCTGA